In the genome of Magnolia sinica isolate HGM2019 chromosome 2, MsV1, whole genome shotgun sequence, one region contains:
- the LOC131232741 gene encoding ribonucleases P/MRP protein subunit POP1-like: MEMIFVFLFKHLNIVPCASVVCGCSTKPVAEAFCEAALLARLRGEQWSEMQEKGRPEIFVLVRNLRSAVYRLALATIVVEQQVEDMEFISHLLLLERSYAIHKGYSTLLSGRSS; this comes from the exons ATGGAAATGATTTTTGTATTCTTATTTAAACATCTTAATATTGTGCCATGTGCATCTGTTGTATGTGGCTGCAGCACCAAGCCAGTGGCAGAAGCCTTCTGTGAGGCGGCATTGCTTGCTCGGCTGAGAGGAGAGCAGTGGAGTGAGATGCAAGAGAAGGGGAGGCCAGAGATTTTTGTGCTGGTAAGGAATCTGAGGTCTGCCGTCTATCGGCTTGCCCTTGCAACCATTGTAGTGGAACAGCAGGTGGAAGACATGGAGTTCAT ATCCCATTTGTTATTACTTGAGAGGTCATATGCAATTCACAAAGGTTATTCTACTCTTCTATCAGGCAGAAGCTCTTGA